A segment of the Salmo trutta chromosome 3, fSalTru1.1, whole genome shotgun sequence genome:
agattacatacacttaggttggagtcattaaaactcatttgtcaaccactccaaaaatatcttgttaacaaactatagttttggcaagtcggttaggacatctactttgcgcatgacacaagtcatttttccaccaattgtttacagacagattatttcacttataattcactgtatcacaattccagtgggtacgttgactgtgcctttaaacagcttggaaaattccagaaaatgatgtcatggctttagaaacttctgataggctaattgacataatttgagtcaattggtacctgtggatgtatttcaaggcgtaccttcaaactcagtgcctctttgcttgacatcatgggaaaatcaaaagaaatcagccaagacctcgggaaaaaaaattgtagtctggttcatccttgggagcaatttccaagcgcctgaaggtaccacgttcatctgtacaaacaatagtgcgcaagtgtaaacaccatgggaccacgcagccgtcataccgctcaggaaggagacgcattctgtctcatagagatgaacgtactagaggtcgaccgattaatcggaatggccgattaattagggtaGATTGATAATATCATATTCATGTGGGTCCACTTCCTGCAGAGATGTATTCACTTCGTCAGGTGTTGTGAGGTCAACTGTAGTAAAGACTGTCTGGAACGCACCCTTTATGTAAGCTTGGCCTCACGGTTtggtctgttcctctgtctgtcatGAGGCTGGTGATCTGCACACCTGTAGTAAAGACGGTCTGGAACGCAGCCTTTATGTAATTTTGGCCTCACGGTTtggtctgttcctctgtctgtcatGAGGCTGGTGATCTGCACACCTGTAGTAAAGACGGTCTGGAACGCAGCCTTTATGTAATTTTGGCCTCACGGTTtggtctgttcctctgtctgtcatGAGGCTGGTGATCTGCACACCTGTAGTAAAGACTGTCTGGACACACCCTTTATGTAATTTTGGCCTCAGGGTTTGATGTTGTTCCTAGGTGTCTGTCGATAGCCATTACAAGCTGGCACTAATACTTACACACGCTTAGACACGCTTGTCTCTCAGCTCTGTTTTTCATTCTTTACCTGCCAGTGAAATGACTTCGTGCCTCACCTTTATAACCTATGACTCAGTCATCTGAAATGtctccttttatagtgcactactttggaccctTCTaaaagctctttttacatcagcgGCAATAAGTCACATTAGCTTTCAGCAATTAGCATTTTCAAAACGCAGACTTAAAGAATCTGCCTTTTTTTTACGTCATTTCACCTGTGTTTTATATTGAAAGCCAACAGTTGTTTTTATTCAATAGAGTGATCATTCACGTGGAACTATAGTTTTTCTTCACGCAACATAAATTAATGCAACACATTTGGCAGAAAATAGCTTCGTGTTTCATCAGATGGCAGCAGAAGTGCAAGGCTATTTGGCTAACAGACAAGCATAAGTCAATTAGCTTACAATTATTTTGGTATTTTTTCCAGACGATGCATGTCCATcgtagaaagaatgtagccagctacatttcctaatgctTTGCTTCAAGTTAGCCCAATGCTGCTTTTTAACTTGCTACCGGAGAACAACTACACTCAAGGCAAACGTACATCAGTCAGAGGATGGATGTCTGCTGATCCAATGCCTGCTTAGTGAATGTGGGAGTTTGATTGGTCAAGACGAGGGAAAATATATCTCATCTGGGGAAGAACAAAGCTTGTCCTTTTACAGTCGTGATTTAGAGCGAACCGCGACTGACgccgagcagaaattacaataagaataattatttatttatcctttatttaactaggtaagccagttaagaacacatttttatttacaatgacaccctaccccggccaaaccataACCCGGACGATACtggcccaattgtgcgccgccctatgggactcccgatcacggccgttttgtgatacagcctggaatcgactagggtctctactagagGTCGgcagattaattagggccgatttcaagttttcataacaatcggtaatcggcatttttttggacaccgatcatggccgattacattgcactccacgaggagactgcgtggcaggctgactacctgttatgcgagtgcagcatggagccaaggtaaggtgctagctagcattaaacgtatctaataaaaaacaatcaatcttaacataatcactagttaactacacatggttgatgatattactagtttatctatcTTGTCCTGCGTCCTATATTatcgtatatatttttaaacctgcatatttagttaaaagaaattcatgttagcaggcaatattaactagggaaattgtgtcacttctcttgcgttctgtgcaacagagtcagggtatatgcagcagtttgggccgcctggctcgttgcgaactgtgtgaagactatttcttcctaacaaagacagccaactttgccaaacgggggatgatttaacaaaagcgcatttgctaaaaaagcataatcgttgcacgaatgtacctaaccataaacatcaatgcctttcttacaatcaatacacagaagtatatatttttaaacctgcatatttagctaaaagaaatccaggttagcaggcaatattaaactagggaaattgtgtcacttctcttgcgttcattgcacgcagtcagggtatatgcaacagtttgggccgcctggctcgttgcgaactaatttgccagaattttacgtaattatgacataacattgaaggttgtgcaatgtaacaggaatatttagacttatggatgccacccgttcgataaaatacggaacggttccgtatttcgttttattttcgaaatgatagtttccggatttgaccatattaatgaccaaaggctcgtatttctgtgtgttattatgttataattaagtctatgatttgatatttgatagagcagtctgactgagcggttgtaggcagcagcaggctagtaagcattcattcaaacagcactttactgcacttgccagcagctcttcgccaACGCTTCAagtattgcgctgtttatgactcaTCAACTCCTTTATgacctatcaactcctgagataggctggtgtaaccgatgtgaaatggctagctagttagcagggtgagcgctaatagcgtttcaaacgtcactcgctctgagacttggagtagttgttccccttcctctaaaagggtaacgctgcttcgagggttgctgttgtcgatgtgttcctggttcgagcccaggtaggggcgaggagagggacggaagctatactgttacactggcaatactaaagtgcctataagaacatccaatagtcaaaggtatatgaaatacaaatcgtatagagagaaatagtcctataataactacaacctaaaacttcttacctgggaatattgaagactcatgttaaaaggaaccaccagctttcaaatgttctcatgttctgagcaaggaacttaaacgttagcttttttacatggcacatattgcacttttactttcttctccaacactatgtttttgcattatttaaaccaaattgaaaaagtgtttcattatttatttgaggttaaATAGGTTTTATtgatattatattaagttaaaataaaagtgttccttcagtattgttgtaattgtcattattacaaataaataatacacataaaaaaaagtaaacccccccccccaaaaaatcggccgattaatcggtatcggcttttttggtcctccaataaatcggtatctgcgttgaaaaatcatagtcggtcgacctctagaacgtactttggtgtgaaaagtgcaaatcaatcacagaacaacagcaaaggaccttgtgaagatgctgtacaatagtatctatatccacagtaaaacgagtcctatatcgacataacccgaaaagccactgctccaaaaccgccataaaaaagccagactacggtttgtaactgcacatggggacaaagatcgtactttttggagaaatgtcctctggtctgctgaaacaaaaatagaactgtttggccagaatgaccattgttatgtttggaggaaaaagggagacgtttgcaagccgaagaacaccatcccaaccgtgaagcacgggggtggcagcgtcatgttgtgggggtgctttgctgcaggagggactgcagcattatgaggtaggaaaattacgtggatatattgaagcaacatctcaagacatcagtcaggaagttaaagcttggtcgcaaatgagtcttccaaatggacaatgaccccaagcatacttccaacgttgtggcaaaatggcttaaagacaacaaagtcaaggtattggagtggccatcacaaagccctgacctcaatcctatagaacatttgtgggcagaactgaaaaagcgtgtgcgagcaaggaggcctacaaacctgactcagttacaccagctctgtcaggaggaatgggccaaaattcacccaacttattggggaagcttgtggaaggctacctgaaacgtttgacccaagttaagcaaatttaaggcaatgctaccaaatactaattgagtgtatgtaaacttctgacccactgggaatgtgatgaaagaaataaaagctgaaataaatcactctactaatattctgacatgtcacattcttaaaataaagtggtgatcctaactgacctaagacagggagtttttactcagattaaatgtcaggaaatgtgaaaaactgagtttaaatgtatttggctaaggtgtatgtaaacttccaacttcaactgtatatacactaacTAGTCAATACTAGTATAGCTGTATATACTAACTAGTCTACACTAGAATAGCTGTATATACTAACTAGTCTACACGGGCGTAGCTGTACATATTAACTAGTCTACACTAGCATAGCTGTATATACTAACTAGTCTACACTAGAATAGCTGTATATACTAACTAGTCTACACTAGAATGGCTGTATATACTAACTAGTCTACACTAGAATGGCTGTATATACTAACTAGTCTACACTAGTATAGCTGTATATGCCAACTAGTCTACACTAGAATAGCTGTATATGCCAACTAGTCTACACTAGAATGGCTGTATATACTAACTAGTCTACACTAGAATAGCTGTATATACTAACTAGTCTACACTAGAATAGCTGTATATACAAACTAGTCTATAAGACTCcagaacaggtaatcaaatggctacccggactatttgcattgtgtgcccccccaacccctcttttacgctgctgctactctctgtttatcatatatgcatagtcagtttaaccatatctacatgtacatactacctcaatcagcctgaatAACCGGTGTCTgaatgtagcctcactacttttatagcctcgctactgtatatagcctgtctttttactgttgttttatttctttacttacctattgttcacctaataccttttttgcactattggttagagcctgtaagtaagcatttcactgtaaggtctacacctgttgtattcagcatttcactgtaaggtctacctacacctgttgtattcagcatttcactgtaaggtctacctacacctgttgtattcagcatttcactgtaaggtctacacctgttgtattcagcatttcactgtaaggtctactacacctgttgtattcagcatttcactgtaaggtctacacctgttgtattcagcatttcactgtaaggtctacacctgttgtattcagcatttcactgtaaggtctacacctgttgtattcggcgcacgtgacaaataacctTTGATTTGATATACTAGCATAGCTCTATATAATAACTAGTCTATACTAGCATAGCTCTATATAATAACTAGTCTATACTAGCATAGCTCTATTAATAACTAGTCTATACTAGCATAGCTCTATATAATAACTAGTCTATACTAGCATAGCTCTATATAATAACTAGTCTATACTAGCATAGCTCTATATAATAACTAGTCTATACTAGCATAGCTCTATATAGTAACTAGTCTATACTAGCATAGCTCTATATAGTAACTAGTCTATACTAGCATAGCTCTATATAATAACTAGTCTATACTAGCATAGCTCTATATAATAACTAGTCTATACTAGCATAGCTCTATATAATAACTAGTCTATACTAGCATAGCTCTATATAATAACTAGTCTATACTAGCATAGCTCTATATAATAACTAGTCTATACTAGCATAGCTCTATATAATAACTAGTCTATACTAGCATAGCTCTATATAATAACTAGTCTATACTAGCATAGCTCTATATAATAACTAGTCTATACTAGCATAGCTCTATATAATAACTAGTCTATACTAGTATTAGTGTCGCTGTAATTATAAAAAACAGAGTAGGCAGACAAAGCACTGTGTTGTAGAACAGGTCCGTAGATGTTGATGTGACATGTCTCTGTGAGGTTAAAGTGGAATACCCCTAGTTTATATAGACACAGATTGTTGCCTCTATTCCCCAGAGCTCTGAAGGGCAGTGGTCTACCGTACTGTAACTatagctgtgtcccaaatggctctctATTGTCTATATAGTGCGTTACTTTACTTTTGAGCAGAAGCTAAAAActctggaatagggtgccatttgggaccgcACAGCCTGTGAGGTGTGGTAATtgtttagcaaacatttctaaagccTGAAGTAAGACACCATTATGGTATCAGAGAACACATGACCGACTTTCTACTAGCCACCGCTATAGAGGAAATAGTTGCTGAAAGGGGCTGTGATATTTCCTTCCCCTGCACAGTTGACACAAAGTGATTTAAGGCATGTCGATACAAGCAAggggagaaataaataaaaaaaatcatcatAATTATAATGTTTTTAAACACTAGTATAATCTCTAACCCTTTTCAATTCAGTTTCAAACCTACCAACTGACTGGACCGAGTTGCTTTTACATGTTTACAAACCAAGAGCCCTGCTGTAAGTCCTATTCCACAGTTCTCTACATAGCAATGTGACACCAGTCTCACCCTCGCTCTGCAGCAGACTGAccagaccaccaccaccagaccaACCACAGGACTGTTTTCTATTAGCAACATTCTTTCAGTTCTTCTCCTTACCTGGCAAAGCTGCTGGTGAAAGAGGAGGTAGGGCTGGAGAGACCTTGCATTCCAGAAGCTCCGTCCCCATAGCTAATGTTGTTCCAGGCCTCTCCTACTGTCACCAGCGGAGGATACAGGCTGAACATTGAGGGCTTCTGATCCTTCTGCTGAGAAGCTCCACTGGTTGCGGATGCCAATGGGGTGTTGATGCTACTGTTGCCTCCAAAGTGGTAGCTCTGTCCTCCAGAGGTGCTCACCCCACCGATGGAGATGGGGCTGGGGCTGGCGCTGGACAGCtcggagggggaggaggaagtggAGCCGCCGGTACTACCACTCATCTGGCAGGAGTAGCTATGCATGGCCGACGTCTTCTCCTGTTTGATCACCCCTGGAGTACACAGCTGAATGAAGCCAGCTTCCTTCACCATGGGAAAAGTGGAGGTGGTCGTCGTAGAGGTGCTGGAGTTGGATTCATCCTGACATGCTAGTAGACTGCTACCATTCAATGTGGTGGTGTTGGAACCGCTAAAACTACCACTATTGGTCATAGTAGCAGCTGGCTTGGAGGTGGAGTTGGAGACCCCACGATCCTGGCTTTCATCCCCCAGGAGAGTGTCTTCAgctagggaggagaggaaggcgtCTTCCCCTACGTAAAAGTCTGAGGGGGAGCCTGTCAACTCAAAGTCCTGGAGGAGATCCAGAGTGTTGTCGCTGAACAGTTTCTGGTCTTTTCCAATGTACCCTTCCTGATCCATATCCATAGGGTCCTGGTCCCGGGAGAAGGCTGTCTCCGTCCTCATGGACATGGGGAACAGGTTGGGGTCTGAGTCCCCGATCAGGGAGTCCATGCTGGGTGTGGAGAGGTGGAAGTCAGCAGTGCTGTTTTCCAGGCAGGAGTAGGTCTCCCCAAGGGGGAAGAGTCAGATTCCCAGGGACCTGCTAGTCTGCTGGGCCTGGGCTCTCTGGTCCTTTGTACTAACCTAAGATTagataaaaataaatactttttaatATCAGATGGGAAATGGGTGTCAAATCATtgtagagaaaaaaaaaaaaaaaaaaaacatctgtgaATTCAGGAAGTAACCTGACATCTCAatagttaataataataataataataatagttctCTATGAGAAAAAATTCCTGCATTACTGAACTGGAATGGTCCCTTTCCCAAATTGTATTTGTCTCATGCTTTGtacacaacagtgaaatgctgttTTCTAcgaagtgaaatgcttacatacgggtccttttccaacaacgcagagttaaagagaagattaaaaaaaataagataTTGAAATGGTGACACGAGGAATaacacagtgaataacgaataaAAATAGTGAGTAGTAAATAACATGGATataaacaggaagtagaaaataacatggctatatacaggaagtagaaaataacatggctatatacaggaagtagtaaataacatggctatatacaggaagtagtaaataacatggctatatacaggaagtagaaaataacatggctatatacaggaagtagtaaataacatggctatatacaggaagtagtaaataacatggctatatacaggaagtagtaaataacatggctatatacaggaagtagaaaataacatggctatatacaggaagtagtaaataacatggctatatacagggagtagtaaataacatggctatatacaggaagtagtaaataacatggctatatacaggaagtagtaaataacatggctatatacaggaagtagaaaataacatggctatatacaggaagtagtaaataacatggctatatacaggaagtagaaaataacatggatatatacaggaagtagaaaataacatggatatatacaggaagtagaaaataacatggatatatacaggaagtagtaaataacatggccatatacaggaagtagtaaataacatggctatatacaggaagtagaaaataacatggctatatacaggaagtagaaaataacatggctttacacagggagtagaaaataacatggataTGTACAGAGAGTagtaaataacatggctatacacagtgAGTagtaaataacatggctatacacagtgAGTAGTAAATaacatagctatatacaggaagtagtaaataacatggctatatacaggaagtagaaaataacatggctatatacagggagtagtaatcaacatggctatatacagggagtagaaaataaaatggctatatacagggagtagaaaataacatggctatatacaggaagtagaaaataacgtggctatatacaggaagtagaaaataacgtggctatatacaggaagtagaaaataacgtggctatatacaggaagtagaaaataacatggctatatacaggaagtagaaaataacatggctatatacaggaagtagaaaataacatggctatatacaggaagtagaaaataacatggctatatacagagagtggaaaataacatggctatatacagagagtggaaaataacatggctatatacaggaagtagaaaataacatggctatatacaggaagtagaaaataacatggctatatatacagggagtggaaaataacatggctattcaTGGCTAACATTTTTAGAGTCCAGAGTAGAGTCCAgagagtgtgggtagagtccagagagtgtgggtagagtccagaggGTGTGGGTATAGTGTGCGGGTAGAGTGTGCGGGTAGAGTccagagtgtgtgggtagagtccagagagtgtgggtagagtccagagtgtgtgggtagagttcagagtgtgtgggtagagtgtgtgggtagaggtgtgggtagagtccagagtgtgtgggtagagttcagagtgtgtgggtagagtccagagtgtgtgggtagagtgtgtgggtagagtgtgtgggtagagagtgtgggtagagtccagagtgtgtgggtagagttcagagtgtgtgggtagagtccagagtgtgtgggtagagtccagagtgtgtgggtagagtccagagtgtgtgggtagagttcagagtgtgtgggtagagtccagagtgtgtgggtagagtccagagtgtgtgggtagagtccagagtgtgtgggtagagtccagagtgtgtgggtagagtccagagtGTGTGGGTAGTCAGtgcaaaagagttagtgcaacaATTAAGTAGCAGTACCTTTGTGGTGGGAGGCTCTGGGTATTCCAGGTAGAGGCCCACGGAGCGGTGGCGGTGACGGAGGCTGAGGTGAGGTCTGTTACTGAGTTCGCTGGGCACGTCACCTGGTTGCATCAGTTGGCTGGATGGAAGGAACAAGGCGCGATGGTGGTTGCCAAGGCAAC
Coding sequences within it:
- the LOC115167519 gene encoding glucocorticoid receptor isoform X3, which translates into the protein MDSLIGDSDPNLFPMSMRTETAFSRDQDPMDMDQEGYIGKDQKLFSDNTLDLLQDFELTGSPSDFYVGEDAFLSSLAEDTLLGDESQDRGVSNSTSKPAATMTNSGSFSGSNTTTLNGSSLLACQDESNSSTSTTTTSTFPMVKEAGFIQLCTPGVIKQEKTSAMHSYSCQMSGSTGGSTSSSPSELSSASPSPISIGGVSTSGGQSYHFGGNSSINTPLASATSGASQQKDQKPSMFSLYPPLVTVGEAWNNISYGDGASGMQGLSSPTSSFTSSFASSTSRQGGGAASCTTQGKAGTAHKICLVCSDEASGCHYGVLTCGSCKVFFKRAVEGTGARGQHNYLCAGRNDCIIDKIRRKNCPACRFRKCLMAGMNLEARKTKKLNRLKGVQQPTTVELSPRPLPEARSLVPKSMPQLTPTMLSLLKAIEPDTIYSGYDGTLPDTSTRIMTTLNRLGGRQVVSAVKWAKALPGFRNLHLDDQMTLLQCSWLFLMSFSLGWRSYQQCDGNMLCFAPDLVINQDRMKLPYMADQCDIITNMPVSLSSSGTV